Proteins encoded together in one Solanum lycopersicum chromosome 7, SLM_r2.1 window:
- the LOC101253606 gene encoding beta-(1,2)-xylosyltransferase, with product MNKKKLKILLSLFALNTITLYLYFSSHPDHFRHNFPKNHYITTGNRFSSSENHPNLHSSVASQSKPWPILPSYLPWSQNPNVGWRSCEGYFGNGFTRKIDLLKASPEIHRKFGENRYFGEGGVGGWFRCFFSETLQSSICEGGVIRMNPEKILMSKGGEKLEEVIGRGEEEELPIFENGAFEIEVNERTKIGKKLADENFLNKYLPEGAVSKHTMRELIDSIRLVDANDFHCSEWIEEPSLLITRFEYANLFHTITDWYSAYAASRVTGLPSRPHLVFVDGHCETQLEETWRALFSSLTYAKNFSGPVCFRHAILSPLGYETALFKGLSESIGCTGAPAHDLWQNPSDSKTARLSEFGEMIRAAFGFPVDRQNIPRTVTGHNVLFVRREDYLAHPRHGGKVQSRLSNEQEVFDSIKSWSLNHTECKVNVINGLFAHMSMKDQVRAIQDASVIVGAHGAGLTHIVSASPKAVILEIISSEYRRPHFSLIAYWKGLEYHPIDLEGSYADPPVVIDKLNSILRSLGC from the exons atgaacaagaagaagctgaaaattcttctttctctctttgcTCTCAACACAATTACTCTTTATCTCTACTTCTCTTCACACCCAGATCATTTCCGCCACAATTTCCCTAAAAACCACTATATTACTACCGGAAACCGCTTTTCTTCATCGGAAAACCATCCAAATTTGCACTCCTCCGTTGCTTCCCAATCCAAACCATGGCCTATTTTGCCGTCTTACCTCCCTTGGTCTCAGAACCCCAACGTTGGTTGGAGATCGTGTGAGGGTTATTTTGGAAATGGGTTTACTCGTAAAATCGATCTTCTCAAAGCCTCGCCGGAGATTCACCGGAAATTCGGTGAAAACAGATATTTCGGTGAAGGAGGAGTAGGAGGGTGGTTTAGGTGTTTTTTCAGTGAGACATTGCAGAGTTCGATTTGTGAAGGAGGGGTAATAAGAATGAATCCGGAGAAAATTTTGATGTCTAAAGGAGGAGAGAAATTGGAAGAAGTAATAGGAAggggagaagaagaagagttaCCCATTTTTGAAAATGGAGCTTTTGAGATAGAGGTTaatgaaagaacaaaaattgGGAAAAAATTAGCTGATGAAAAtttcttgaataaatatttacctGAAGGTGCAGTCTCAAAGCACACTATGAGGGAATTAATCGACTCGATTCGATTAGTTGACGCCAATGATTTTCATTGTTCTGAG TGGATTGAGGAGCCATCACTTTTGATTACCCGATTTGAGTATGCAAATCTTTTTCATACAATTACTGATTGGTATAGTGCATACGCGGCATCCAGAGTTACTGGCTTACCCAGTCGGCCACATTTGGTTTTTGTAGATGGCCATTGTGAG ACACAATTGGAGGAAACATGGAGAGCACTGTTTTCAAGCCTCACTTATGCTAAAAACTTTAGCGGTCCGGTTTGTTTTCGCCATGCTATCCTCTCGCCGTTGGGATATGAAACTGCCCTGTTTAAGGGGCTTTCAGAAAGTATCGGTTGTACTGGAGCTCCTGCCCATGATTTGTGGCAAAATCCCAGTGATAGTAAAACTGCACGGTTGTCCGAGTTTGGAGAGATGATCAGAGCAGCCTTTGGATTTCCTGTGGATAGACAGAACATCCCAAGGACAGTCACTGGCCACAATGTCCTCTTTGTTAGACGCGAGGATTATTTAGCTCACCCACGTCATGGCGGAAAGGTACAGTCTAGGCTTAGCAATGAACAAGAAGTATTTGATTCCATAAAGAGCTGGTCCTTGAACCACACAGAGTGCAAAGTAAATGTGATTAACGGATTATTTGCCCACATGTCCATGAAAGATCAAGTTCGAGCAATCCAAGATGCTTCTGTCATTGTAGGTGCTCATGGAGCAGGTCTAACGCACATTGTTTCTGCATCACCAAAAGCTGTTATACTAGAAATCATAAGCAGTGAATATAGGCGCCCCCATTTTTCTCTGATTGCTTATTGGAAAGGATTGGAGTACCATCCCATTGATTTGGAGGGATCTTATGCGGATCCACCAGTCGTAATTGACAAGCTCAACAGTATTTTGAGGAGTCTTGGCTGCTAA